The nucleotide sequence GTGTTGGCGAGTTTGTCCAGCTCAGCACGCACCATCAGTTGTTCGTTCATGTCAGGCGCCTACCGTCCCAGGATCTTTTTGACCGGGCGGCGCAGCAGCGCCGGCAGCGAATCGAACCCGTCATCAGCAGCCTGTTTCAGCGCGGCTCCCTGCCGATGCTGTGCGTCTCGGATCAGGCGCACGAGCTTCTCCTGTGATGCGTGATCGAGTTGAGCTGCCGCAGCGGGTACACCACCCCCAAGTTCGTGCGCCAACTGCTCCAGTACCCCACTTGAGTGAGTCATACGGCCTCCTCGGAGCATGCGCTCCCTTGATCTGGATGAGGCTCGACACCTGCCGAGTCAATAAGTTAATACACACTAGACCGACGTGGGGGTGGCAGCGCAAGTGCAGCCGATAAATGACCCGAGCGGACTGCCGCTCGCCTCTACCCCTGGGAACTGCGGTGATCATCTTCCGGCGCATACTTCGGCGGTTCAGGTTGGTACATTCAAATTGTTCGCATACGCTGCCAACTCGATGAGCATGCCAGGGAAAATCCGATTCGCCGCCTTTGGGGCAGTCGCCGCCGTTGCCGCTGCCGGACTCGGCATGTCCCCCGCGGTCGCGCAGCAGATCGAGCCACCAAGGCCCGAACCCACGACTTCACCCGCGCCTCTCACAACCCCTGACACGTCAGATTGTCCAGTCCGGGTTACGCCGCCGCCGCCGGTCGACTCATCCGAGGAACCCCAACCAGGCCAGACAGCGCCCACGCCACTGCCGATACCAGACTCCCCCGTTGGCGGGCCGCTACTCGCGGACTGCGAACTCGTCCTTGCTCCCGGCGCCCCCGAGCCCCCGGAGGAGATCTCAGCGGCGAGCTGGCTCGTGGCTGATCTTGACACAGGCGACGTCCTCGCAGCGAAGGACCCGCACGGGCGTCACCGTCCCGCGAGCACCATCAAAACGCTTCTCGCTCTCGTTGCATTTGACGAAATCGACCTCGGCCGGACAATCATCGGAACGACCGAGGACGCAAACATCGAGGGCAGCCGAGCTGGGATCGGCCCTGGCGGTGAGTACACGAACGAGATCCTGATGAAGGCGCTGGTGATGGCGTCCGGAAACGACGCAGCAAACGCCATCGCGCAGCAGCTTGGCGGCGTCGATGAAACGGTGCGCAAGATGAATGAGTACGCGGCTGAGCTGGGCGCGCTCGACACGCGCGCTGCAACACCGTCCGGTCTCGACGGGCCCGGCATGTCGTCCTCGGCGTACGATCTCGCGGTGATTTTCCGCGCAGCGATGGAGAATCCAGTCTTCGTGGAGTACCTGCAAACCCCGCATATCGACTTCCCGGGATATCCCGCGGACCCCGCAACGCCGGGCGACTTCGATCGGCCCGGCTTCGCGATGGGGAACGACAACGTCGTGAACTGGATGTACCCAGACTCAATCGGCGGGAAGAACGGCTTCACGAACTCTGCCCGGCAAACCTACGTGGGTGCGGCTGAGCGTGACGGCCGTCGGCTAATTGTGTCCGTCATGATGGCGGAAAACGAACCAAAGCCAGTCTGGCAGCAGGTGGCAGACCTATTCGACTACGGGTTCGGCATCGGCGAGGAGAGCACCGTGGGCACCCTCGACGCGCGCACCAGTATCGACGAAGCCGAGCCCGCCGATGAGTCCTTAGCGCAGGCGCTGCCGCCGTCCTCAGTTCCTGTCAGCGATCCACCTGCCGAGAGCCCCTCGATGGGGCAGCGCGTGGTGGTGGGTTCACTGGGCGCGCTCGTTGTCGCCGCACTGCTCTACGGCGCCTTCCGCGTCGGACGCCGCACCGTGTAATAGCGATCTACGGCTGCCGGTCCTTACGAAGCACCGAGGACAAGCCCAGCACGGTCACTGCGCCGATACCGAATGCCGCAATGCCAGCGGCCACCGCGTTCCCTTCCCTGACCACGACCGGGGTGTTGATGATCGCAGGATCGGGAGGCTCAACCGGAGCCATTTCCATGCTGTCTGCCGACGTCGCAGCCCAGGCGGTGAAGAAGAGCAATGCACGCGCGGTGATAAAGATGAAGACGAGAATACCGATGATCGGGCCGAAAACCGCACCAGCGGGGTTGTCCATCACACTCGTCAGATAAGCCTGGCCGACTTGCTTGAAGATCTCGAAGAAGATCGCCATTCCTAGCGCCGCCCTGACCGCGCTGCGTGTCGCCACAGGATACCGCGGCAGCTTGGCGATAACCCACGTGAAAACGAGCCATGTCGCCACGACGGCGAGGACGAATGACACCAGCCTCGCCGCAACCCCGACCCCAGGTGCGTCGTCAAGCCCAAGCGGGTCGAGAATGACACCCATCAATTGCGGCCCGCTCAGGGCCGTGAGACCGAGAGAAACTCCAATCGCGAGGAACAACCCCGCCATCACACCAAGGTCGTAAATCTTGGTTTTGATGAAGTTGAGCTTCGGCGGCTGCGCACCCCACTGCATCGTCAGCGCCTTACGGAGATTGGAGATCCAGCCCAGGCCCGCGTAGAGCGCGAGAATCAGCCCGAAGCTAAGTGCGGTGCCGCGTTGCTCGACCGCGCTCTCAAGTAGGTCCCCGATCTGCTGACCAAAACCGCCCGGGAGTTCCTCCTCGATCGCGACCTGAATCTCCGAAAGCAACTCCTGGTTCCGGGCGAGCACGAAACCAGCGACCGCGAAGCCGACTAGCAACAACGGCGCGAGCGCAAAAACGCTGAAATACGTGATCCCCGCGGCGTAATAGTCACCGTGCTGCCCGGTAAACCGCGTTACCGCCCGCATCAAATGGTCAAACCACGGGTATTTCGCGCGTTGCTTATCGAGGAAACTCGGCTTGTCCGCCAATGCGGTCACCCCTTCGGTGGGAGGAATCCGATCTTGTCGTACACGGCTGCCAGGGTGTCTGACGCTACCGATCGTGCACGCTGCGCACCGATATCGAGCGCCCGGTCCAGTTCAGCGGGATCGTCGAGGTACTCGTCGACCCGCTTTCTGAGCGGTACCACGAACTCGGTGAGCACCTCGGCGGTGTCGACCTTGAGGTCACCGTATCCCTTTCCGGCGAAATACTGTTCGAGTTCGGCGACTGAACGCCCGGAAAGCACAGAGTTGATGACGAGAAGATTCGACACACCTGGCTTTTCGTCAGGGGCGTAACGAATTTCACGCTCCGCGTCGGTTACTGCAGAACGAATCTTTTTCGCCGACACCTTAGGTTCGTCAAGAAGATTGATGAGACCAGCCGGGCTCGGGCCTGACTTACTCATTTTCGCCCGCGGGTCCTGAAGGTCGTAGATTTTCGCTGATTCCTTCGTGATGAACGGCTTTGGCACCACAAAGGCCTCACCAAAGCGAGTGTTGAAGCGCTGCGCAAGATCTCGGGTGAGCTCTAGATGCTGGCGCTGATCCTCACCCACCGGCACATACTCAGCCTTGTAGAGCAGGATGTCGGCCGCCATAAGCATCGGATACGTGAAGAGGCCGACACTCGCATGCTCAGCACCCTGTTTTGCTGACTTGTCTTTGAACTGGGTCATTCGGCTTGCCTCGCCGAAACCAGTCAGGCACATCAGCACCCATGCGAGCTGAGCGTGCTCGGGCACTTGGCTCTGCGCGAAAATTGTCGATCGGTGCGCGTCAATCCCCACTGCGAGCAGCTGAGCCGCAGCGTTCCTCGTTCGCGCCCGAAGCGCGACAGGGTCGTGCTGGACGGTGATGGCGTGCATGTCAGGGATGAAGTAGAAGGCGTCGTAGTCGTCCTGCATCTCCACCCAGTTCTTCAGCGCACCGAGGTAATTGCCGAGATGGAACGAGTCCGCGGTGGGCTGGATACCCGAAAGGACGCGTGACCTACCGGTCGAGGAGGGCTGGGGAGACGCTGACGACATGATGAGTGTTCTTTCTGAACTAGTAGCGATCAGGCGTATCGCACCGTCACGGGCGCATGGTCGGACCACCGCGCATCATACGTCGGTGCCCGCTCAACGCGGGCACCGGATGCGCGACCGGCAAGCACGCGGGAGGTGATGTGATAGTCGATCCGCCATCCCGCATCGTTGTCGAACGCCTTTCCCCGGTAGGACCACCAGGTGTATGGGCCTTCTACGCCGGGGTTAAGGACACGAATGACGTCAGCCCAGGCTTGACCATCGCCGATGAGTCCGCTGAGCCATTCCCGCTCATGCGGCAGAAAACCCGAAGACTTGAGGTTTCCGCGCCAGTTCTTGATGTCCGCCTCGGCGTGCGCAATGTTGAAATCGCCGCAGATTATCTGCGGCCGGTTAGCGATGCTGCCCAGGTAGTCACCGAATGACTTCAGGAACCGGTCTTTCTCGTCCTGACGTGGAGTACCTACGTCGCCAGACGGCAGATAGAGGCTCGCCACAGTGAGCGGCCCGCCGCTGTACGCGATGTCGACCTCGATGTACCGGCCAGCCTCGGCAAACTCATCATCACCGAAACCGACGCGCACCGCGGCTGGCGCGGTACGCGTGAGCACTGCCACTCCGTTACGGCCCTTAACTGCGGAGCAAGCGGCACTCAGGTGCCACCCCTCGTCGAGGACGGGGGCGAGCGCTTTCGCGAGTTGCTCGTCATCTGCACGTGTCTCCTGCAGACACACCACATCAGCCTCACTGCTGTGCAGCCACGCGAGCATGCCTTTCTTGGCCGCTGCCCGGACGCCGTTGACGTTGACAGTAGAGACGGTGAGGCTCGATGCAATTGACACGCCTTGGCACGCTAGCGGAGCAAAGAATGATCCGAAAGTCGCTGCGCTCGGTAGCGCTGAACACCCCTGCGTTCGATCAGCACAGCAACGGCGAATACCACCACACCGAGCGCGGCGAGCACGGCACCGACTGCAGCCGGTGCCCTGTATCCATAGCCTGCGCCAATGACCAGACCGCCGAGCATCGCTCCCACGCCATTCGCGATATTGAGTGCCGAGTGATTGGCGGTCGCCGCGAGCGTCTGAGCATCCTTCGCGACGTCCATCAGTCGTGTCTGCAGGCCCGGAACCAGTGCGGTCCCGAAGATCGCGATGAGCACCAGGTTGAGCACCGCGAGCAGTGGGATCCCAGCCGTCACGGTGAACAGTGCGAGCAAAACGGAGAGACCCACGAAAAGACCGAAGAGACCAGCTTTGAGGCTACGGTCGGCGATCATTCCGCCGAAGAGGTTGCCGATGACCATCCCGGCACCGTAGAGCATCAGCACCAGGGGCACGAGCGCGCGGGGAATCCCCGCTTCTTCCTGGACCGTCGAACTGATGTAGGTGTAGATCGCGAACATGCCGCCGAATCCGACGATTCCGGTGAGCAACGTCAGCCAGATCTGAATATTGCGGAATCCAGCCAATTCTTTGAGAGGGCTCGATCCTTGCGGGAGCGGCACATCGGGAACGAGTCGCTGCAGAGCGAAGACAGTGAGCACACCAATTGCCGCGACGAGGGCGAAGGCGCTGCGCCAGCCGAAATGCTGTCCCAAAGCAGTCGCTACCGGAACGCCCGCGACGTTGGCCAGACTCAGCCCGAGCATCACTTGAGCCACTGCGCGTGCACGCATACCTGGCCCCGCGAGTTCCGCTGCGACGAGCGCCGCTACACCGAAGTAGGCGCCGTGCGGCAGCCCTGCCAGGAATCTCGCAGCCAGCAGTGCCTCATAGGTGGGTGCGAGCATCGTGGCGACATTGCCTACCGTGAACGCCACCATCAGCGTGATCAGGAGTAGCCGCCGCGCAACTCTGGCTGCACCGATCGCAATCAGTGGCGCACCGACCACAACTCCGAACGCGTATGCGCTGATCGTGTGCCCTGCGGAGGGTTCCGTGACGCCGATTCCGTTCGCTATCTCCGGCAGCAGGCCCATAGCAACGAATTCGGTGGTTCCGATGCCGAAGGAGCCGAGCATCATCGCGACCACGGCGGGTTTTCGCCACAGCGATTGCCGTCGTGTCCGTAGAGGACCGTTGGCTGGAGCGGACGAATTCGCCACTGAAGTCACGTGCATTCCTGAGCGGTTGTGAGGCGGACGGGCCAGACGCCGGGGGCCGGCACCTCTAGTGCGAACAGCACTCGCACCGCAGGGCATACCGCTGCGGTGCGTGTTGTGACGTGAATTACCGCCAGTATTGGACGCTTCCGACGAAACGGCGACTAGCGGCTAGTTCAGATGTCTTTGACGGCGGCTTGCAAGTTGTCGTCGAGCGCGCCGAGGAACTCCTCCGTGCTCAGGTAGCCCTGGTCTCCCCCGACTAGCACCGCAAGATCCTTCGTCATCTGGCCGCTTTCCACGGTCTTGATGACGACATCCTCGAGTTGGTGCGCGAATTCCACCACGGCTGGGGTGTTGTCGAGTTTGCCGCGATGCTCGAGGCCACGCGTCCACGCGAAGATTGACGCGATGGGGTTGGTCGAGGTGGGCTTTCCTTGCTGATGCATCCTGAAGTGACGTGTCACCGTCCCGTGGGCGGCCTCTGCTTCGACAGTTTTGCCATCGGGCGTCATCAGCACCGAGGTCATCAGCCCGAGCGAACCGTAGCCTTGAGCGACCGTATCGGACTGAACGTCACCGTCGTAGTTCTTACACGCCCAGACATAGCCCCCCTCCCACTTCAGGGCAGACGCCACCATGTCGTCGATCAGCCGGTGTTCGTACGTAAGTCCGGCGGCATCGAACTCTGACTTGAACTCCTCTTCGTACACGCGCTGGAACTCGTCCTTGAACATCCCGTCGTACGCCTTGAGGATAGTGTTCTTGGTCGACAGGTACACGGGATAGTTCTGCTGCAAGCCGTACGCAAGCGAAGCTCGGGCGAAGTCCTGGATCGACTTCTTGAAGTTGTACATACCTAAGATGACGCCGCCGTCCTCGGGCATCTTCACTACTTCATGCTGGATCGGCTCGCTGCCATCCTCTGGCGTAAAGGTGAGAGTCACGGTGCCAGCCTGATGCACCTTGAAATCGGTGGCGCGGTACTGGTCACCAAATGCGTGGCGGCCGACAACAACCGGTTTCGTCCAGCCCGGCACGAGGCGGGGAATGTTGGAAATAATGATGGGGGCACGGAAAATCGTGCCCCCAAGGATGTTGCGGATGGTGCCGTTCGGCGAACGCCACATCTTTTTCAGGCCAAACTCTTCAACGCGAGCTTCATCTGGGGTGATGGTGGCGCATTTGACACCTGCACCGTGTTTCTTAATGGCGTTCGCGGCGTCGACCGTTACCTGATCATCGGTGGCGTCGCGGTTTTCCATGCCCAGGTCGTAATATTCAAGGTTCACATCCAGGTACGGATGGATCAATTTGTCTTTGATGAACTGCCAGATGATACGGGTCATTTCGTCGCCATCCAGTTCCACGACGGTGCCCTCAACCTTGATCTTGGACATGGGTGCTTCGCGTCCTCCTAGGCAGTGTTCCCGGGTTCAGTCGCTCCGCTGCACCTTGTGGGTGCATCCGGTGCGAATTCCGGCATCACGGTTCATCGGGTTCAAACCTATATCGCGAGGGCGGTCTGCGTGCCGCCCAACTAAATATGACAAGCGTACTGCATAGCGCGCGGTGTCCTCGTGTCCCTTTCAGCCTAGCGGCAGCACATCAATACGGGCGAGGCAGTGACGCCCAGTCCACAAGTCGTGGTAGGCAATGGCGACAGAGAAACGCTACTATCTACGTCAGGTCATGAGCGCCAGCGTGTAGCCCCGGCTTGCTGGCCGGCAACCCTCCAACCGCGGTGGGGTGCCCCGGGTGATGACCGGGTTGTCCGCAGGACGGATAGCAAGCGCGGGTCCGCTGGGCGCGGACCCGGTAACCGGGAAGAAAGCCCTACGGAGGTCCACCATGAGTCGATGTCGCTAGGCCACTTCGGCCTTCCAATCGCCCTGCCCGTTGTGACGCGCGACGACAAACCCTTGACTTCAGAGCAGGCGGCTGCGTAGCCCCG is from Hoyosella subflava DQS3-9A1 and encodes:
- a CDS encoding NADP-dependent isocitrate dehydrogenase, with the translated sequence MSKIKVEGTVVELDGDEMTRIIWQFIKDKLIHPYLDVNLEYYDLGMENRDATDDQVTVDAANAIKKHGAGVKCATITPDEARVEEFGLKKMWRSPNGTIRNILGGTIFRAPIIISNIPRLVPGWTKPVVVGRHAFGDQYRATDFKVHQAGTVTLTFTPEDGSEPIQHEVVKMPEDGGVILGMYNFKKSIQDFARASLAYGLQQNYPVYLSTKNTILKAYDGMFKDEFQRVYEEEFKSEFDAAGLTYEHRLIDDMVASALKWEGGYVWACKNYDGDVQSDTVAQGYGSLGLMTSVLMTPDGKTVEAEAAHGTVTRHFRMHQQGKPTSTNPIASIFAWTRGLEHRGKLDNTPAVVEFAHQLEDVVIKTVESGQMTKDLAVLVGGDQGYLSTEEFLGALDDNLQAAVKDI
- the trpS gene encoding tryptophan--tRNA ligase, whose amino-acid sequence is MSSASPQPSSTGRSRVLSGIQPTADSFHLGNYLGALKNWVEMQDDYDAFYFIPDMHAITVQHDPVALRARTRNAAAQLLAVGIDAHRSTIFAQSQVPEHAQLAWVLMCLTGFGEASRMTQFKDKSAKQGAEHASVGLFTYPMLMAADILLYKAEYVPVGEDQRQHLELTRDLAQRFNTRFGEAFVVPKPFITKESAKIYDLQDPRAKMSKSGPSPAGLINLLDEPKVSAKKIRSAVTDAEREIRYAPDEKPGVSNLLVINSVLSGRSVAELEQYFAGKGYGDLKVDTAEVLTEFVVPLRKRVDEYLDDPAELDRALDIGAQRARSVASDTLAAVYDKIGFLPPKG
- a CDS encoding YhjD/YihY/BrkB family envelope integrity protein — translated: MADKPSFLDKQRAKYPWFDHLMRAVTRFTGQHGDYYAAGITYFSVFALAPLLLVGFAVAGFVLARNQELLSEIQVAIEEELPGGFGQQIGDLLESAVEQRGTALSFGLILALYAGLGWISNLRKALTMQWGAQPPKLNFIKTKIYDLGVMAGLFLAIGVSLGLTALSGPQLMGVILDPLGLDDAPGVGVAARLVSFVLAVVATWLVFTWVIAKLPRYPVATRSAVRAALGMAIFFEIFKQVGQAYLTSVMDNPAGAVFGPIIGILVFIFITARALLFFTAWAATSADSMEMAPVEPPDPAIINTPVVVREGNAVAAGIAAFGIGAVTVLGLSSVLRKDRQP
- a CDS encoding D-alanyl-D-alanine carboxypeptidase family protein; this translates as MSMPGKIRFAAFGAVAAVAAAGLGMSPAVAQQIEPPRPEPTTSPAPLTTPDTSDCPVRVTPPPPVDSSEEPQPGQTAPTPLPIPDSPVGGPLLADCELVLAPGAPEPPEEISAASWLVADLDTGDVLAAKDPHGRHRPASTIKTLLALVAFDEIDLGRTIIGTTEDANIEGSRAGIGPGGEYTNEILMKALVMASGNDAANAIAQQLGGVDETVRKMNEYAAELGALDTRAATPSGLDGPGMSSSAYDLAVIFRAAMENPVFVEYLQTPHIDFPGYPADPATPGDFDRPGFAMGNDNVVNWMYPDSIGGKNGFTNSARQTYVGAAERDGRRLIVSVMMAENEPKPVWQQVADLFDYGFGIGEESTVGTLDARTSIDEAEPADESLAQALPPSSVPVSDPPAESPSMGQRVVVGSLGALVVAALLYGAFRVGRRTV
- a CDS encoding MFS transporter, whose product is MTSVANSSAPANGPLRTRRQSLWRKPAVVAMMLGSFGIGTTEFVAMGLLPEIANGIGVTEPSAGHTISAYAFGVVVGAPLIAIGAARVARRLLLITLMVAFTVGNVATMLAPTYEALLAARFLAGLPHGAYFGVAALVAAELAGPGMRARAVAQVMLGLSLANVAGVPVATALGQHFGWRSAFALVAAIGVLTVFALQRLVPDVPLPQGSSPLKELAGFRNIQIWLTLLTGIVGFGGMFAIYTYISSTVQEEAGIPRALVPLVLMLYGAGMVIGNLFGGMIADRSLKAGLFGLFVGLSVLLALFTVTAGIPLLAVLNLVLIAIFGTALVPGLQTRLMDVAKDAQTLAATANHSALNIANGVGAMLGGLVIGAGYGYRAPAAVGAVLAALGVVVFAVAVLIERRGVQRYRAQRLSDHSLLR
- a CDS encoding exodeoxyribonuclease III, with amino-acid sequence MSIASSLTVSTVNVNGVRAAAKKGMLAWLHSSEADVVCLQETRADDEQLAKALAPVLDEGWHLSAACSAVKGRNGVAVLTRTAPAAVRVGFGDDEFAEAGRYIEVDIAYSGGPLTVASLYLPSGDVGTPRQDEKDRFLKSFGDYLGSIANRPQIICGDFNIAHAEADIKNWRGNLKSSGFLPHEREWLSGLIGDGQAWADVIRVLNPGVEGPYTWWSYRGKAFDNDAGWRIDYHITSRVLAGRASGARVERAPTYDARWSDHAPVTVRYA